Proteins encoded in a region of the Vicia villosa cultivar HV-30 ecotype Madison, WI linkage group LG5, Vvil1.0, whole genome shotgun sequence genome:
- the LOC131607027 gene encoding geraniol 8-hydroxylase-like, producing the protein MEFLLSSMILLFLLPFTIYFLLSKCTKNNSNIIKLPPGPTPLPLIGNLHQLGKKPHKSLATLAEINGPLMTLKLGQVTTIVVSSPNMAKQILQTHDNILSNRTIPGAVKVHDHHKYNMAFLPIAPLWRELRKICNNQLFSNKTLDESKGIRLQKLKDCLNDINQSSLVNEAVNIGDMVFKTSINLLSKTIFSVDLVQPGDSVGDFKELILNILKECGKPNIADLFPALNMFDFDLQGIKRRNAVHAQKVLDIFQRIVDERLKLREVQGFDTNNDMLSSLLNIAQDNSQEMNIAKIPHLSLTLFIAGTDTISSTLEWAMAELLKNEKIMSKAKQELEQIIGKGKPVEDSDIVKLPYLQAIIKETFRLHPSVPFLVPRKANANVEIDGNTIPKDAQIWVNVWAIGRNSSVWENANFFSPERFLNSEIDAKGHNFELLPFGAGRRICPGLPLATKMLHLMLGSFINCFNWKLEDGMKIEDMNMEDKFGLSLEKSQPLRVVPERICN; encoded by the exons ATGGAGTTTTTGCTAAGTTCAATGATTCTCCTATTTCTATTACCATTCACTATCTATTTTCTACTTTCTAAATGCACTAAAAACAACTCAAACATCATTAAACTTCCACCAGGGCCTACCCCACTTCCTCTCATAGGAAACCTCCATCAATTAGGAAAAAAGCCTCACAAATCCTTAGCCACATTAGCTGAAATTAATGGTCCACTCATGACTCTAAAGCTAGGTCAAGTAACAACCATAGTTGTATCTTCACCCAACATGGCCAAACAAATACTCCAAACACATGATAATATCTTATCTAACAGAACTATTCCCGGTGCTGTAAAAGTTCATGACCACCACAAATACAACATGGCATTCTTACCAATTGCACCTCTTTGGAGAGAGTTAAGAAAAATATGCAATAATCAATTATTCTCTAACAAAACACTCGACGAGAGTAAGGGAATCAGGCTTCAGAAACTGAAAGATTGTCTCAACGATATTAATCAAAGTAGTCTTGTTAACGAAGCTGTTAATATTGGAGATATGGTTTTCAAGACATCGATTAATTTGTTGTCGAAAACTATTTTCTCTGTAGATTTGGTTCAACCTGGTGATTCAGTTGGAGATTTCAAGGAGCTAATTTTGAATATATTGAAAGAGTGTGGAAAACCAAACATTGCTGATCTTTTTCCTGCGTTAAATATGTTTGACTTTGATCTACAGGGTATTAAACGACGTAACGCAGTTCATGCTCAGAAGGTCCTTGATATCTTTCAACGTATAGTTGATGAAAGATTGAAGTTGAGGGAAGTACAAGGTTTTGACACAAACAATGACATGCTAAGTAGCTTGCTCAACATTGCTCAAGACAACAGCCAAGAAATGAACATTGCCAAAATCCCACATTTATCACTG ACTTTATTTATTGCTGGTACGGATACAATTTCATCTACGCTAGAATGGGCAATGGCAGAATTGCTCAAAAATGAAAAGATTATGTCAAAAGCAAAACAAGAGTTGGAACAAATCATTGGCAAAGGAAAACCAGTTGAAGATTCAGATATTGTTAAGCTTCCTTATTTACAAGCAATAATAAAAGAGACTTTTAGATTACACCCTTCGGTTCCATTTTTAGTTCCTCGAAAAGCCAATGCAAATGTGGAAATTGATGGCAACACAATCCCGAAAGATGCACAAATTTGGGTCAATGTGTGGGctattggtagaaattcaagtgTTTGGGAAAATGCGAATTTCTTTTCACCAGAGAGATTCTTAAATTCTGAAATTGATGCTAAAGGTCACAATTTTGAGCTTCTACCATTCGGCGCTGGAAGGAGAATTTGTCCTGGTTTACCGTTAGCGACGAAGATGTTACATTTGATGTTGGGTTCATTTATCAATTGTTTTAACTGGAAATTAGAAGATGGAATGAAAATAGAAGATATGAACATGGAGGATAAGTTTGGACTATCATTAGAGAAGTCTCAGCCGCTAAGAGTTGTTCCGGAAAGAATATGCAATTAG